The genome window GAAAACCCAAACCTCGTCGTGCTGGCCGCGACGAATCGCAAGGACCAGATCGATCCCGCCCTGCTCCGTCCCGGACGGCTCGACACCCACGTCTTCGTCGGCGAACCCGACCGCGAGGCCCGCGAGAAGATCCTCGCGGTCCACACCCGCGGCAAGCCGCTGGCCGACGACGTCGACGTCGCGGAACTGGCCGACGAACTCGAGGGGTACACCGGCGCGGACCTCGAGGCGCTCGTCCGAACGGCCTCGATGCAGGCGATCCGAGAAGTTGCTGAGCAGTACGATCCCGAGGACGCCAACGAACGCGCCGACGAGGTCGTTATCGAACGCCGACACCTCGAGGCGGCGCGGGAGAACGGCGCCCCGACGCGGTGACCGTCGGATTGATCGACATCTTCCTCTAGTTCCCGTCGCTGGCGAACGCGATTGCGAACCGCGTCGAACGAAATCGGTTTACTCTCACCGCCGTTACGACCGCCAGTGACCGACGAACGTGCTTCGGAAGCGACCGGTGGCGAGCGCCAGCAGACCGAGGATCCAACGGCTAACGCGGACGGCAACGCTACCGAGGACGAGCAGGACGAGCAGTTCACGCTCGCGGACTTCCACGACGCATCGCAGGAGGCCGGTCGACCGGTGCTTACCGCCGCGGCCCTCTCCCGAGCGCTCGAGCTTTCCCAGGAACGGGCCCGCGACGCGCTCGAGACCCTCGCGGACCGGAACGAGGTCGAACGGCTCTCCGTCGAGACGGATCCCGTCGTCTGGTATCCCAGCGAACTCGAGGATCTGACCGACCGGGAGCGCGTCGTCGTCTTCCCGAAGCGCCGCGAGATCATCGTCGATCGGCCGGACCAGTTCACCCGCGCACAGCTCGCCCAGTTCGCCCACCTCGCAGACGGGAACGGCGACCAGGGGTATCGATACGTCGTCAGGCCCGAGGACATCTGGCAGGCGCCCCACGACTCCTGGGAGAACCTGGCCCGGACGATGCGCCAGGCCCTCGGACAACGCTCGGAGGAACTCGAAGAGTGGGTCCGCAGCCAGTGGGATCGGGCCCACCAGTTCCGGCTGGCGACCCACGAGGACGGCTACACCGTTCTCGAAGCCAAGAGCCCCGAAGTGATGGGCAACGTCGCCCGCCAGAAACTCGGCGAGGAACACGTCCACGCGCCGATTTCGGATACCGAGGACTGGGTCCGGGAGGGCTCGGAAGCCGCGATCAAGCGGATCCTCTACGAGGCGGGCTACCCGGTGCAGGACCACCGCGAACTCGAGTCCGGCGAAGAACTTCCCATCGATCTCGGGGTTCAACTGCGGGACTACCAGCAGACCTGGGTCGATCGGTTCGCGGAGGCCGGCGAGGGCGTCTTCGTTGGCCCGCCGGGCAGCGGAAAGACGGTCGCCGCGATGGGGGCGATGTCCCACGTCGAGGGCGAAACCCTGATTCTGGTGCCGAGCCGTGATCTGGCCCGACAGTGGGCCGACACGATCCTCGAGTACACGTCGCTCGAACCGGAGCAGATCGGCCAGTACCACGGCGGGCGCAAGGAGGTCCGGCCGGTGACGATCGCGACCTACCAGATCGCGGGGATGGACCGCCACCGCTCGCTATTTGACGACCGCGAATGGGGGCTGGTGATCTTCGATGAGTGCCAGCACGTCCCGTCGGACGTCTACCGCCGGAGCACACACCTGCAGTCCAAACACCGGCTCGGCCTCTCTGCCAGCCCGATCCGGGAGGACGACCGCCAGCAGGAGATCTTCACCCTCGTGGGCCCGCCGATCGGCACCGACTGGGAGGCGCTGTTCGAGGCCGGCTTCGTCGCCGAACCGGAACTCGAGATCCGCTACGTCCCGTGGGGCGACGACGAGCAGGGTAACGCCTACGCCTCCGCGGACGGCCAGGAGAAGTACCGGATCGCCGCGAAGAACCGCGGGAAGGTCGACGAGGTTCGGTACCTGCTGTCGGCCCACCCCGACTCGAAGGCGCTGGTGTTCGTCGACTACCTAGAACAGGGGACAGATCTCGCGAATGCGTTGGACGTCCCCTTCCTCAGCGGCGAGACGCCCCACCACGAGCGCCGGCGGCTGCTCGACGAGTTCCGCCGGAACGAGCGGGACCTCCTCATCATTTCGCGGGTCGGCGACGAGGGGATCGACCTCCCGACGGCCGATCTGGCGATCGTCGCCTCGGGGCTCGGCGGCTCGAGACGGCAGGGAACCCAGCGGGCCGGGCGGACGATGCGCCCTGCCGGCGGCGCGCTCGTCTACGTGCTCGCGACGCGAGGGACCCGCGAGGAGGACTTCGCCCGCAAACAGCTCCAGCACCTCGGTCGCAAAGGGATGACGATCCGCGAGCAGAACGTCGAACGCGGCGAGGACTCCGAAACCGATGACACCGGCACGAACGACGGGGCTGACGGGGTCGACGGGAGCGTCGCCGACGAGTAGCTACTCCTCGCGGGCCTCGAGGATCTCGTCGATCACGCCCTCGGTGTCCGCGGCCGCGAGTCGGAAGACGGCGTCGTAGAACTCGCGACCGGTCAGATCGCGAACGTCGTGGTCCGTCCGCAGCTGTGCATCTATTAACGCGCGCGCATCGTCTAGATCGGCGAGCGTCTCCGGACGGACGTACACCGTCTTCTTCTCGGTCGCGTCGAACGGGAACGCCGTCGGGTCATCAGTGTTGGCGTTGTCAGCGGTATCGCCATCGGCATCGGATTCCGCCGTCTCGGCGCTGGAGTCCGATTCGGACCCGCTCGAGTCTCCGCCGGTCTCGGAGTCGGATACGGACGCGTCGTCTTCGGCCGTCGGCGAATGGGACTCCTCGCTCGAGGACTCGGCAGCCGCCGATTCGGCGTCCGACTCCTCGTCGGGGTCGTCCTCGACGGCGTCGCTCAGTCCGGCGAAGCGGTTGTCATCGGGCATCGTCGACACCTCCGCACTCGACGATGGCGGCGAGTTCGTCCAACCGGTCGAGCATATCGTTGTCGGGGTCGTACTCGGCGAGCGGGACGCCCTCGCGCCAGGCCCGGCGGAAGGCGATCCGCTCGCGAAGGCCGGGGCCGGGCGAGTCCGGATCGTCGAAGTGCTCCGAGCGGGCGAACTGGGGGAGGAACTCGCCGAACTGAGACTCCTCGAGGTCGGTGATGATGCGCTTTTCCTCGTTGTCGCCGGCCAGCGAGTTAGGGACGATCGCCGTGATGTCGAGGTCGATCTCCTTGCGGATCGGCCCGATCTGCTGGGTGTACATCCGCTCGAAGCCGCTGACGCTGGGCTCGCTCATCCGCAGCGGGACGATAACGTTCTGGGTGGAAATGAGCGAGGCGTCGGCCAGCGGTCCGAGGTTCGGCGGCGAGTCGACGACGACGTAGTCGTAGGTCTCGCCGAGCACCGGATCGACGATCTCGTTTCGGATCCAGAGTTCGCCGAAGGTCGCGCTGCGGATGCTATTCTCGACGCTGTCTAGATCCTCGTGGGCCGGTAGGACGTCGAACGCACCAGCCGAGCGGATCACGTCGCCGAGCGTCGTCTCGGTACTGTCCTCTAAGACGTCCCCGATGTGAACGTCGCTCGTGTATGCGTCGCTCAGGCCGACACCTTCGGTGGCGTTGCCCTGCTGGTCTAAGTCCACGAGCAGGACGTCGTTGTCGCGGTTGGCGAGTCGTTCGGCGAGGTTGATCGCGAGAGTCGTCTTGCCGACGCCGCCCTTCTGCAGGGCGACACTGACGGCGCGTGGAGTTTCAGTCGTCATGCGTGGGAAGGTCCGTCGCCGCGGCCGATCTCGGGCGGGAGCGATGCGGACGGTTCGAACGTTGGAAACCGCTTCCACTGTGTACACCGTGTAGAATGTACAAACCGTCTCGGATCTGGGGACGGTCGGCTCCGAGCGATTCGAATCGGGATTCCGCGGACGGCGTTCCGCCGTCGATGTAGACACGGTCGTCCGTGGTCCGAACGTCGGAAGCACTGCAAACGGTTCGGGCCTCGAGCACGGTTCAAACGGTGTCCACAGTTTAGACTGTGTCGGTCGAGCGGGATCTGGTCGGTAGCCGCCCGCGCGAACGCTGCTCGAGGTGGAAACCGTCTACACAGTGGAGACATCGGATCAGTCACGGTCGTGATCGACGCGATCGGACGCGACGAGTAACACGCCTATCATTCGGGTAAGATAACTTAACAGTAGTGGAACCGTCTACACATTCTATACGGTGTGGACGGTGTACTGCTCGGATGACTCGACACAGTGTAGACGGTGTGAATCTCAGACGGCCTTCAAGTAGGATATCGGCTTTACAATCGGTCATTGGCATTCTGGGGAGGGCGTTTACACGGTTTAGACAGTGTACAAAGTGTAGACTGTGTACAAATCGTCAGCGGTGCACACAGCCTACGAATTGTACACGGTACTCCATGGCGAGGAACCGAATTGAAACGCCGAGGCGACCGGTACCTATCGACCGAACTCGAGGGCAACACTCCACTGTTTAGAATGTGTACACAGTTTGAACTGTCTAATCTTCCAGGCGGCATGCGCAACCGGAAACTCGAGCAGAGGCAGTTGTACAGGACGTCAGGTTGTTAGTAGTGAAACCGATACATTCGTACGAAAGATACTCGGTACAGTGTAGACAGTTCACACATTGTACACCGTTTCGACTGTGAGAGGAAACAGCGACCGGTCCGAAGGAACGCCGGAATCCACCGGACGAGGCCAATATTCAAGGTGCCGTATTCGGAGTGTACCCATATATGACTACGTCGCGCGCGCTCGAGGTGAGTAGTCGGTGAGCGACCAACGCCAGATTCTGGTCGGCGAAACCGACGACGGGTCGGAGCTGCGGCTCCCGGTCGTCGAATTGCTGACCGGTCGCGGGTTCGTCACCGGCAAGTCGGGATCCGGGAAGTCGAACACCGCATCGGTCATCGCCGAGGAGTTACTCGAGGCCGGCTTCCCCCTCCTGATCGTCGACACCGACGGCGAGTACTACGGGCTCAAGGAGGAGTACGAGATGCTCCACGCCGGCGCCGACGAGGAGTGCGACATCCAGATCGGGCCGGAGCACGCCGAACAGATGGCGAGTCTCGCACTCGAGGAGAACGTCCCGATCATTCTCGACGTCTCGGGCTACCTCGACGAGGACGTGGCCGACGAACTGCTGCGCAAGATCGCTCGCCAACTGTTCATCAAGGAGAAGAAGATGAAGAAGCCCTTCCTGCTCGTGGTCGAGGAGGTCCACGAGTACATTCCGGAGGGGGGCGGCGTCGGCGAGACGGGGAACCTGCTGATCAAGATCAGCAAGCGCGGCCGCAAACACGGGCTGGGCATTCTGGGGATCAGCCAGCGGCCCGCCGACGTCAAGAAGGACTTCATCACGCAGGCCAACTGGCTCGTCTGGCACCGGCTAACCTGGGACAACGACACCAAGGTCGTCGGGCGGATCATCGACACCGAGTACTCGGAACTCGTCTCAGAACTGAACGACGGGCAGGCATTCGTCCAGACCGACTGGACCGAGGTCGACGTCCGAAAGGTCCAGTTCCGCCGCAAGCGGACCTTCGACGCGGGCGCGACCCCCGGGCTCGACGACTTCGAGCGACCCGAACTGAAGTCTGTTTCCGACGCGCTGGTCGGCGACCTCGAGAACATCTCCGAGCGCAAGGAGCGCGAGCAGGACCGGATCAACGAACTCGAGGCCGAACTCGAGAAGAAGGAAAAACGGATCGAGACTCTGGAGGACGAACTCGAGTCGGCACGGGACGTCTCGTCGGCGGCCAAACAGATGGCCGACGCGCTGACCGGGAAGGAGACGGTCCAGGCCCAACTCGGTGGCGGCAACGACGAGGAACTGCGTCGCCTCCACGACGAGATCGTCGACCTCGAGGACGAACGCGACGAGCTTCGAGCGGAACTCGAGGAGCGAGACGAGCGCATCGAGACGCTGGAGACGACCCTCGAGTCGCGAACGGAGACCGTCGAGCGACTCCGCGAGGAAAACGGGCGGCTTCTGGATCGCGTTCGCGAACTCGAGGAGAGCGAGTCCGACCCCGAGACGACCACGACGGAGTCGGACGACGAGATCGTCCACGCCGGCGGCGACGCCATCGAGTTCGGATTCACGTCGATCCGCGAAGAACTCGAGAAGCGGGACGAGGCGACGAGCGACGGCGACCGCGACGGGACCACGCGAGACGACACCGAGCGGACGGAGTTCGAACGGAACGCGATCGAACGGAACAAGGCCGAACCGAATGCGGCCGAACAAAGCAAGACCGAACCGAACGTAGCCGAACCAAACGAGGCCGAGCGAGACGAACGGGTGACAACTGCGAGCGAAGGCCCGTCGTTCGAAGCCCTGTTCGAGGACGATTGGATCGACGAGCGACTCGAGACGGCGGCCGGGCAGTCCCAGTGTACGGCGGCGACCGGACGACGCGCGCTGGCCATCCTGGCTCGAGACGGACCGCTCGAGACGGTGGTCCTCGCCGAACGGGTCGATCGATCGACGGTCGCCGTCCAGAGTCTCCTCTCGGAACTGCGGACCGAAGGCGTCCTCGACCGACCCACCGAACGGACCTACACGCTCAGCGATGACGTCCGCGGGGAGCTGACCGCCGCGGCGCGGGTCGACTAACGTTCGCGACTCACCATCGGAGCCGGTCGCCAACGGCCTCGATCGCAGCCGGGTCGACTCCCTGGTGGACCGGCAGGGCGACGGTCTCCCGAGCCAGTCGCCGCGTGACCGTGTAGGCTGGATCGTCACGGACGGTCGCGGCGAGTCGCGGCCACGTGTGCGCGGCGACCCCGCACCGCTCGAGCGCCGCGACGAGTCGCTGCGGCGAGTCCGTTCGGAGAGGGAAGACCTGCGGACAGATCCCTTCGGGAAGGGTTTCGTGGTAGATTTCGACGCCGGACCGGGAATCGAAGCAGCGTCGCCACGCGAGGTAGTTGGTCCGGCGGGCGCGCCGGATCGCCGACGGATCGGCGGCGGCGACGACGGCCGCCGAGACCCTCGACATCGGCGTCTTTCCGGCCTCGTACCGCGCCTTCGGATCCGGGACCGACGCCGATCGCTCGGCGACCAGCCGCTCGACCGTCCGGCGGACCGTCGCGTTCGCTGCGAGGAGGTCGCCGGCGACCGACTCGAGGACGTGCCGGCAGTCGTCGACCACGAACTCGTCGCGGACGCCGGCGAACGACGACGGCTCGAGTCGCGCGGCGACGGACTCGTCGTTGCAGTAGAGGATGGCACCGTCCGGAACCGGCAACAGCTTTCGGAGGCTCGTGATGCCGAGGTGACCGCGGGTGCCGAGTAATGTACCGTTATCGACGCTGAGCGGTGCGTGTGCGTTGTCGTCGACGTGGTAGCAGTCGCGGTCGTCGAGCAGCGACGCGACCGCTTCGAGCCCGGGTTGGGAAAACCCGAAGTAGTCGACCGTCACGACCGCGGCCGTCTCGTCGTCGAGCCGCTCGACGAGGTCGGCGCGGTTCGGGGCGAGCGTCTCCCGAATGCGGTAGTACCGGGGCTCGAGCCCGAGGTCGCGAAACGGTTCGACGACCGCGTCCGGCAGGTACGCGGGAACGAGGACGTTCTCGCCGGGAGAGACGAGTCCCGCGAGCCCGTCATAGAGTGCTGCCTTTCCGGAACCGTAGAACGCGAAGTTGGCGGTGTAGCGCTCGAGAAACGGTCCGATTCCGATCGCCCGCCGGTCGAGCAGTGTCCGGGCGGATAGCGACGGATGTTCACTGATCATGGCCATATCGCGGGAGAGTACCGTTTTGAATCGACTCGACCATCCCAACGGGAACGCTACGATCGACGATATAGTGATTGGGATGATATCACCTGGCACGTGATAGGCAACCAATGATTACTCGGAGAGACGAGGCTAAATACGCGCCATTGCCATGAGCAATCCGAACATACGGCGGCCAAACTGATCGAATAACAAAACAGAGGTATCTCCTCTCCCGTCTCCATGGGAGCTTCGGCAACCGAAACCGAACTCGAGCTGCTCGTGGTCGGGCTCGACGGGAGCTGTCGGTCAGTGCTCGAGCCGCTGTTCGAGGCGGACGAGATTCCGACGATCGAACGACTGATCAAGACCGGGACCAGTGGCCCGCTGGAGTCACAGATCCCGCCGTGGACGGCGAGCGCCTGGCCGTCGGTCTACACGGGGAAGAATCCGGGGAAACACGGCGTCTACGACTTCCTCTCTTTCGACGGTTACGACTGGGACGTGGTGAACGCGACCCACGTCCGGGAGCGGCCGGTCTGGGAGTTACTCGACGAGTACGGCCTCTCGAGCGTCGTCGTCAACGTCCCCGTCACGCATCCGCCGCGGGAATTTGACGGCGCGCTGATTCCGGGCCTGACCGCGCCGGAGGATCCCCCCTGCCATCCGGAAGGGATCCTCGAGGACGTGAAGCTGGCCAGCGACGGCTACCACGTCTATCCGCAGGGGACCGACGCGCCGGATCAGTCGATCGAGAGCTACGAGCGGACAATCGAGGATCGCGGCTCTGCGTTTCGCTACCTCGCTCGACGGATCGAGCCCGAGTTTGGGTTCCTCCAGTTTCAGGCGACCGACACCGTCTTCCACGAGCGGCCGGGCGACAAGGCGGCCATCGAGGCCGTCTACCGTGCGGTCGATCGGCAGCTTCGGGAGACGCTCGCGGAGACCGACCCGGAAAACGTCCTGCTCGTCAGCGATCACGGGATCGGCAAAGTGACCGGCCACGAGTTCCGCGTCAACGAGTTCCTGCGCGAGCAGGGGCACGTCGCGGTCGAGAGCGGCGGCGGCATGCCGAACTGGTCGACGACGTGGGAGAACGAGTTGCTCGAGGGCGAGACGGCCGGTGACGACGAGACGGGCGCGCTCGAGCGCGCAATGAACGCCGCCGCGAAGGCCGGGATTACGACCCAGCGAGTCGCCGCGGCGCTCGATATGGTCGGGCTGAAGGAGCCGATCGGCAAGCGAGTTCCGAACGGCATGATTCAGGCGGCGAGCGAGCGGGTCGACTTCCCCGAGTCGACGGCGTACGTCCGCTCGAAGAGCGAACTCGGCGTGCGGATCAACCTCGAGGGCCGCGAGCCAAACGGGCAAGTGCCCGAATCCGACTACGAGGCGGTCAGATCCGAGCTGATCGACCGACTCTCGGCCGTTCAAACGCCCGACGGCGAGCCGATGTTCGAGGCCGTCGAGCCGCGGGAGACGTACTTCGAGGGGCCGTACGTGGACGAGGCGCCGGACATTCTGACGGTCCCCGCCGACTTCGACAACGCGATCGTCGCCGACGTCGGCACCGAGCAGTTCGGCGAGCCGATGGAGCCGTGGAACCACAAGCGAACCGGCATCGTCGCCGCCGCGGGGAGCGACGTCGACGAGTCAGTCTCGCTCGGAGGAGCGACGATCTTCGACGTCGCGCCGACGATCTGCGCGCTGTTCGACGTACCGATCGACGCCGAGATGGACGGCGCGGCGCTGCCGGTCGTCGACGCCGGAGAAGAGACGACGTATCCCGATTACGAACCCGATCCGATCCGCGCGACCGACGACGGGGCCGTCGAAGACCACCTCTCGGAC of Haloterrigena salifodinae contains these proteins:
- a CDS encoding DegT/DnrJ/EryC1/StrS family aminotransferase translates to MISEHPSLSARTLLDRRAIGIGPFLERYTANFAFYGSGKAALYDGLAGLVSPGENVLVPAYLPDAVVEPFRDLGLEPRYYRIRETLAPNRADLVERLDDETAAVVTVDYFGFSQPGLEAVASLLDDRDCYHVDDNAHAPLSVDNGTLLGTRGHLGITSLRKLLPVPDGAILYCNDESVAARLEPSSFAGVRDEFVVDDCRHVLESVAGDLLAANATVRRTVERLVAERSASVPDPKARYEAGKTPMSRVSAAVVAAADPSAIRRARRTNYLAWRRCFDSRSGVEIYHETLPEGICPQVFPLRTDSPQRLVAALERCGVAAHTWPRLAATVRDDPAYTVTRRLARETVALPVHQGVDPAAIEAVGDRLRW
- a CDS encoding alkaline phosphatase family protein is translated as MGASATETELELLVVGLDGSCRSVLEPLFEADEIPTIERLIKTGTSGPLESQIPPWTASAWPSVYTGKNPGKHGVYDFLSFDGYDWDVVNATHVRERPVWELLDEYGLSSVVVNVPVTHPPREFDGALIPGLTAPEDPPCHPEGILEDVKLASDGYHVYPQGTDAPDQSIESYERTIEDRGSAFRYLARRIEPEFGFLQFQATDTVFHERPGDKAAIEAVYRAVDRQLRETLAETDPENVLLVSDHGIGKVTGHEFRVNEFLREQGHVAVESGGGMPNWSTTWENELLEGETAGDDETGALERAMNAAAKAGITTQRVAAALDMVGLKEPIGKRVPNGMIQAASERVDFPESTAYVRSKSELGVRINLEGREPNGQVPESDYEAVRSELIDRLSAVQTPDGEPMFEAVEPRETYFEGPYVDEAPDILTVPADFDNAIVADVGTEQFGEPMEPWNHKRTGIVAAAGSDVDESVSLGGATIFDVAPTICALFDVPIDAEMDGAALPVVDAGEETTYPDYEPDPIRATDDGAVEDHLSDLGYL
- a CDS encoding DEAD/DEAH box helicase; the encoded protein is MTDERASEATGGERQQTEDPTANADGNATEDEQDEQFTLADFHDASQEAGRPVLTAAALSRALELSQERARDALETLADRNEVERLSVETDPVVWYPSELEDLTDRERVVVFPKRREIIVDRPDQFTRAQLAQFAHLADGNGDQGYRYVVRPEDIWQAPHDSWENLARTMRQALGQRSEELEEWVRSQWDRAHQFRLATHEDGYTVLEAKSPEVMGNVARQKLGEEHVHAPISDTEDWVREGSEAAIKRILYEAGYPVQDHRELESGEELPIDLGVQLRDYQQTWVDRFAEAGEGVFVGPPGSGKTVAAMGAMSHVEGETLILVPSRDLARQWADTILEYTSLEPEQIGQYHGGRKEVRPVTIATYQIAGMDRHRSLFDDREWGLVIFDECQHVPSDVYRRSTHLQSKHRLGLSASPIREDDRQQEIFTLVGPPIGTDWEALFEAGFVAEPELEIRYVPWGDDEQGNAYASADGQEKYRIAAKNRGKVDEVRYLLSAHPDSKALVFVDYLEQGTDLANALDVPFLSGETPHHERRRLLDEFRRNERDLLIISRVGDEGIDLPTADLAIVASGLGGSRRQGTQRAGRTMRPAGGALVYVLATRGTREEDFARKQLQHLGRKGMTIREQNVERGEDSETDDTGTNDGADGVDGSVADE
- a CDS encoding helicase HerA domain-containing protein; amino-acid sequence: MSDQRQILVGETDDGSELRLPVVELLTGRGFVTGKSGSGKSNTASVIAEELLEAGFPLLIVDTDGEYYGLKEEYEMLHAGADEECDIQIGPEHAEQMASLALEENVPIILDVSGYLDEDVADELLRKIARQLFIKEKKMKKPFLLVVEEVHEYIPEGGGVGETGNLLIKISKRGRKHGLGILGISQRPADVKKDFITQANWLVWHRLTWDNDTKVVGRIIDTEYSELVSELNDGQAFVQTDWTEVDVRKVQFRRKRTFDAGATPGLDDFERPELKSVSDALVGDLENISERKEREQDRINELEAELEKKEKRIETLEDELESARDVSSAAKQMADALTGKETVQAQLGGGNDEELRRLHDEIVDLEDERDELRAELEERDERIETLETTLESRTETVERLREENGRLLDRVRELEESESDPETTTTESDDEIVHAGGDAIEFGFTSIREELEKRDEATSDGDRDGTTRDDTERTEFERNAIERNKAEPNAAEQSKTEPNVAEPNEAERDERVTTASEGPSFEALFEDDWIDERLETAAGQSQCTAATGRRALAILARDGPLETVVLAERVDRSTVAVQSLLSELRTEGVLDRPTERTYTLSDDVRGELTAAARVD
- a CDS encoding ParA family protein; translation: MTTETPRAVSVALQKGGVGKTTLAINLAERLANRDNDVLLVDLDQQGNATEGVGLSDAYTSDVHIGDVLEDSTETTLGDVIRSAGAFDVLPAHEDLDSVENSIRSATFGELWIRNEIVDPVLGETYDYVVVDSPPNLGPLADASLISTQNVIVPLRMSEPSVSGFERMYTQQIGPIRKEIDLDITAIVPNSLAGDNEEKRIITDLEESQFGEFLPQFARSEHFDDPDSPGPGLRERIAFRRAWREGVPLAEYDPDNDMLDRLDELAAIVECGGVDDAR